From a region of the Solanum stenotomum isolate F172 chromosome 2, ASM1918654v1, whole genome shotgun sequence genome:
- the LOC125854502 gene encoding probable disease resistance RPP8-like protein 4, with translation MHDITKTYSLNNISSLKNLSTIRLFCEGYESFPSLEFLNCCEKLQKLWLKGRIEKLPLFPNSITMMFLRNSKLREDPMPILGMLSNLRNLILYGAYEGKEIMCSDNSFSQLEFLCLDQLSNLKIWHLGTNAMPLINDLHIKNCRNLKEIPQRMKDVASIYEVLIDNRKVCVNKEKKLSLEDIHVDQVGLSKHQ, from the exons ATGCATGATATTACCAAAACTTACTCCTTAAACAACATTAGCAGCTTGAAAAACCTTAGCACTATCAGATTGTTTTGTGAAGGTTATGAATCATTCCCATCCCTTGAATTTCTTAATTGTTGTGAAAAGCTCCAGAAATTGTGGTTAAAAGGGAGAATAGAGAAACTACCTCTGTTTCCAAATTCCATCACCATGATGTTTCTGAGGAACTCAAAACTCAGAGAAGATCCGATGCCTATTTTGGGAATGTTGTCAAACCTAAGGAATCTCATATTGTATGGAGCTTAcgaaggaaaagaaataatgtgCAGTGATAACAGCTTCAGTCAACTAGAGTTCCTTTGTCTTGATCAACTTTCAAACCTAAAAATATGGCATTTAGGCACAAATGCCATGCCTCTCATTAATGATCTTCATATCAAAAACTGTCGAAACCTAAAGGAGATTCCTCAGAGAATGAAAGACGTGGCAAGCATATATGAAGTCTTAATTGATAATAGGAAAG TGTGTGTTAACAAGGAGAAGAAGTTGTCACTTGAAGACATTCACGTTGATCAAGTTGGGCTATCAAAGCATCAATAA